Proteins from one Triticum aestivum cultivar Chinese Spring chromosome 7A, IWGSC CS RefSeq v2.1, whole genome shotgun sequence genomic window:
- the LOC123147877 gene encoding ubiquitin-conjugating enzyme E2 28: MASKRILKELKDLQRDPPTSCSAGPVAEDMFHWQATIMGPSESPYAGGVFLVTIHFPPDYPFKPPKVAFKTKVFHPNINSNGSICLDILKEQWSPALTVSKVLLSICSLLTDPNPDDPLVPEIAHMYKSDRAKYESTARSWTQKYAMG; the protein is encoded by the exons ATGGCGTCCAAGCGGATCCTCAAGGAGCTCAAGGACCTGCAGAGGGATCCCCCCACCTCCTGCAGCGCCG GCCCTGTGGCAGAAGATATGTTCCACTGGCAAGCAACGATCATGGGCCCATCGGAAAGCCCATATGCTGGTGGTGTATTTTTGGTTACTATTCACTTCCCCCCAGACTACCCATTCAAACCACCGAAG GTTGCATTTAAAACAAAGGTTTTCCACCCAAATATCAACAGCAATGGGAGCATCTGCCTTGATATCTTGAAGGAACAATGGAGCCCTGCATTGACAGTTTCAAAG GTGCTCCTTTCAATCTGCTCTCTACTAACAGACCCGAACCCCGACGACCCGTTGGTTCCGGAGATTGCACACATGTACAAGAGTGATCGTGCGAAGTATGAGTCCACAGCGAGGAGCTGGACCCAGAAGTATGCAATGGGCTGA